GAGCGCGCCCTATGGCCGGCACTTCCGCGGAGTGACGACAAGCCCCAGGCGCGCCGTCCGAGGCCTGGCGGACATCGTCCAGACCGTCCGCGACGTGCGTGAGCTGCCGGTGGTCGCGGCCATGGTGCTGCTGGCGGGGGCGGCCTCCTTCTTCATCGGCAACAGCTACCAGGCCCAGATGCCGGGCTTCGCCCAGGACCTGGGCCATGGAGACCCCGGCCTGGCCTATACGCTCCTGCTGGGAGCGGATGCGGCCGGTGCGCTGCTCGCGGGCATCCTGCTCGAGACGCGGGGCACATGGCTGCGGACGGCGCCCTCTTCCGCGATGAAGCTCGCATTGCTGTGGGGCTGCGCGCTCTTCACGTTCTCCTTCATGCACGCCTATCCGGCGGCGATTCTCGTGCTCTTCCTGGCCGGGTTCCTGGAGCTCTCCTTCAGCAGCATGACCCAGGCCCTCGTGCAGCTGAATGCGCCGGACACCATGCGCGGCCGCGTGCTGGGGCTCTTCAGCATGTCGGCCTCCGGCTTGCGGGCGTTCAGCGGAGTGACCGTGGGGCTGCTGGGCAGCGTCACCAACATCCACCTGTCGCTCGCGCTGTCCGCCCTGGCCTTCATGACGGTGGCCGGCCTGCTGCTTCTCCGTCGACGCCAGCAGGGCGTATAGCGGGGACGCGGGCGCCGCTGCGTGGGGCGCGGCCGGGGAGGGGCGTCTCAGCGTTCGGCGATGTCGGCGCTCTGCAAGTACGGGGACGCTTCGACAATCACTTCCGCGGTCCAGCCCCTGTTGGTTCCGCGGCCGGTTTCGTCGCAATCGCCATCGGTGTGGACGCCCAGCAGGTGGCCTTGACGGTTGAGCACGCCCGCGCCGGAGCTTCCGACCAGGGTGTCCAG
This is a stretch of genomic DNA from Archangium violaceum. It encodes these proteins:
- a CDS encoding MFS transporter, encoding MLAMMADNIEHVISYWVAFQKFHSAALGGFAVVSHWLPFLMFSVPVGALNDRFDSRRLIQAGMVLFITASVGWGYFFVTDSLQLWHAMVLLTIHGCAGVLWGTSSQMLLYDIVGTGSLASAVRLNATARYLGVLVGPGVGSLVMRMLGPTWGIFVNTVFYLPLLLWLMSAPYGRHFRGVTTSPRRAVRGLADIVQTVRDVRELPVVAAMVLLAGAASFFIGNSYQAQMPGFAQDLGHGDPGLAYTLLLGADAAGALLAGILLETRGTWLRTAPSSAMKLALLWGCALFTFSFMHAYPAAILVLFLAGFLELSFSSMTQALVQLNAPDTMRGRVLGLFSMSASGLRAFSGVTVGLLGSVTNIHLSLALSALAFMTVAGLLLLRRRQQGV